A window of the Eleutherodactylus coqui strain aEleCoq1 chromosome 8, aEleCoq1.hap1, whole genome shotgun sequence genome harbors these coding sequences:
- the LOC136577193 gene encoding up-regulator of cell proliferation-like: MTSLGEAWKTVDHLRRRFSFLFEDNVDSFVDEVVSLQLITSVECTDLYEAVSPRDKTHKLLNLILHKGEEACKMFLDHLENMMPKFPGLYKIKKNIFSKRRHSLFEMLSYHKTSKLTVRDILDIGSDHLNMTDAPTIADIPMTFLKKLMALNSTARNTQVMQNDFDDPQEDDLYTDCECEDLEVLNPSDVLCLVLHCSDSFLQQEIITKMSMCQFAVPLLLPDSAGPSCTFMLWAMRDIVKKWRPQALADSKGFEENRLVNISMPIFSFVRIGSQKMSKSKILNEILNTTHQHNTFFVYREMECGNIDREISDGLVELAWYFPTGSKSSDIFSEPITVSNLRGDLQTNWAQFSFLAQISIAVFIFTESLDEEQFKLLSRCNNNDTKYYFIMHAATWEDEDSQKFLKMLFPVLKIDHKNIIRKASGANDARLVSKIKQIMTTCLKKFPQRENLEGISEIACEFGFKVDESSEECATAKEAAMKITDEIKEVMEYKKETLRLQGDLWKQLTVLEKELCRMRKQGLESLDNYKSRLIKERHELLKKQSEHNLAEGMMTFISALTTLSQTGRWYFIKWMKYKLDPISRKNLCDLRSKYEEFCPSSWSVNHEELRQLDQKLCDSTLGTEHFLRELGQLYGTEFFMLKNKKINQRKFSNLPEIAADLFLDGFPLELIDGDVSNIPLQWITDVLIELDKKMGGQCRISVITVLGVQSTGKSTLLNTMFGLQFPVASGRCTRGAFMTLIKVKENFQEELDCDFVLVIDTEGLKAPELASLEDSYEHDNELATLVVGLSDIAIVNMSMENTAEMKDILQIVVHAFLRMKDVGKKPTCLFVHQNVSDVSAHTLNSRDRNRFLEQLNEITELAAKMEKKSKVKFSDLMVYDLKEHNWYIPGLWQGTPPMATISSGYSETVNSLKAYLLKYIKENKLEHKAQHICEFLEWIKTLWSAVKHENFIFNFRNSLVAAAYNKLCIRYSQWDWCFRKQVHDSLLTAETTIKNIPLENMNDNTCNTITNDLENIVQEGENAMQKMLQSYYESKTENVHLLEGYRESFQLNVKYLSQELKYYAINKLKDAIRIRKGKYEIQNIQRTYQKHFEEKVTSLLEKCRKEKNHLKDENLKEEFEVMWNASSELSRDKMMKRNVNQEMLQQLKQNMDIKGGFINEKLLSITSLADFKGNDFNMNEKHFEIWDVGQDSKERLRHECYHGVQDLASSLMQRCGDYVKEKISKREDYDKTYTWELLNIINGSLSDKEAAKFHTTSVFELDIKLKILGNSVQSFQMMHDQFIQENDPFLCLQRLKPHYFLIFKNIFQQKDESQHRAKEFCDLGLKPAINEYIYQHLGKEVINHFLNGDSAKIYGSRSFFQYSVLKKLLLKKDFTKYVKYINSYEEFVKTWINEDLQVQYDGSKDLEDLHLNILSSITEKIRLALKNPRSLQSENVESFLKTICRILKKDLVIPQSVTRMIVFHNKTDISQFSRDIDIFLAETKEQIEEEFRSLSFDAIISKVELKPQKELLKKVFGCGRKCPFCKVPCEAGGAEHKEHFASIHRPKGLAKCSWKIGGRLITSTCSLDVNSERFFVNTDTDGKQQPYKEYRTIYPDWSIQPDVNDSCHYWKYVFLEFNRKFADAYTAEAAQFSEDWKGVTEKDALRSLQQQFNVNEE, from the coding sequence AAAGAAGACATTCCTTATTTGAAATGCTAAGCTATCATAAAACTTCAAAACTCACTGTAAGAGACATCCTAGATATTGGGTCAGATCATTTAAATATGACAGACGCCCCGACAATTGCGGATATCCCCATGACTTTCCTAAAGAAATTGATGGCATTAAATAGTACGGCAAGGAACACACaggttatgcaaaatgattttgaTGATCCACAGGAAGATGATCTTTATACTGACTGTGAATGTGAGGATCTGGAGGTTCTCAACCCTTCAGACGTTCTCTGTCTTGTCCTGCATTGTTCTGACAGCTTTCTTCAACAAGAGATTATAACTAAGATGTCCATGTGCCAGTTTGCAGTTCCTCTGCTGCTTCCTGACAGCGCTGGTCCGTCATGTACCTTCATGTTATGGGCAATGAGAGATATTGTTAAGAAGTGGAGACCTCAGGCCTTGGCTGACTCTAAAGGGTTTGAAGAAAACAGATTGGTGAACATATCAATGCCAATCTTCTCTTTTGTCAGAATAGGGAGTCAAAAGATGTCAAAATCAAAGATACTAAATGAGATTCTCAACACAACTCATCAACACaacactttttttgtttatagGGAGATGGAATGTGGGAATATAGATCGAGAAATTTCAGATGGGTTAGTAGAGTTAGCTTGGTACTTTCCTACTGGCAGTAAGAGTTCAGACATCTTCTCAGAACCTATTACAGTGAGCAATCTGCGTGGAGACCTTCAGACCAATTGGGCACAGTTTAGTTTTCTAGCACAAATATCAATAGCAGTATTTATATTTACTGAAAGTCTTGATGAAGAACAGTTCAAATTGTTATCCCGATGCAATAACAATGACACAAAGTACTACTTTATTATGCATGCTGCAACCTGGGAAGATGAAGACTCTCAGAAGTTCCTGAAAATGCTTTTTCCAGTTCTGAAGATTGACCATAAAAACATAATTCGAAAGGCCTCTGGTGCTAATGATGCACGACTAGTCAGCAAGATAAAGCAGATTATGACAACTTGCTTAAAAAAATTCCCCCAAAGAGAAAATTTGGAAGGTATCTCAGAAATAGCTTGTGAATTTGGCTTCAAGGTGGATGAAAGCTCTGAAGAATGTGCAACAGCTAAAGAAGCAGCTATGAAAATCACAGATGAGATTAAAGAGGTTATGGAATATAAGAAAGAGACTTTGAGGTTACAAGGAGATCTCTGGAAACAACTGACTGTGCTAGAGAAAGAACTGTGCAGAATGAGGAAGCAAGGTCTGGAAAGCCTAGACAATTATAAGTCTCGATTGATTAAGGAACGTCATGAGCTGCTTAAGAAACAAAGTGAGCACAACCTTGCGGAAGGAATGATGACATTTATATCGGCACTCACTACGTTATCCCAGACAGGCAGGTGGTACTTCATAAAGTGGATGAAATATAAACTTGATCCAATTTCTAGAAAAAACCTATGCGACTTACGATCTAAATATGAAGAGTTTTGTCCGAGCTCATGGTCAGTCAATCATGAGGAGTTAAGGCAGTTAGATCAGAAATTATGTGATAGCACCTTGGGAACGGAACATTTCTTGCGGGAGTTGGGGCAACTTTATGGCACTGAATTTTTTATGTTGAAGAATAAGAAAATAAATCAAAGAAAGTTTAGTAATCTCCCAGAAATAGCTGCAGATCTTTTTCTTGATGGGTTCCCATTGGAGTTGATTGATGGAGATGTCTCTAACATTCCATTACAGTGGATAACTGATGTCCTGATTGAACTGGATAAGAAGATGGGAGGACAATGTAGGATAAGTGTTATAACTGTGTTGGGAGTCCAGAGTACGGGGAAGTCCACTCTTCTGAACACCATGTTTGGTCTACAGTTCCCGGTGGCCAGTGGACGTTGCACACGAGGAGCCTTCATGACTCTTATCAAAGTAAAGGAGAACTTCCAGGAAGAACTAGACTGCGATTTTGTTCTGGTGATCGACACTGAAGGGTTGAAAGCTCCTGAGTTGGCTTCTCTGGAGGACAGTTATGAACATGACAATGAGTTGGCCACACTCGTAGTTGGGTTGAGTGATATCGCCATAGTGAACATGTCAATGGAAAATACAGCAGAAATGAAAGATATTTTACAGATTGTGGTCCATGCATTTCTGAGGATGAAAGACGTGGGGAAAAAACCCACCTGCTTGTTTGTTCATCAGAACGTGAGTGATGTGTCGGCCCATACACTGAACTCAAGAGACAGAAATAGATTCTTGGAACAGCTAAATGAAATCACAGAGTTGGCagcaaaaatggagaaaaaaagcaaAGTCAAATTTAGCGATCTAATGGTATATGATCTGAAAGAACACAACTGGTATATTCCTGGCCTTTGGCAAGGCACCCCACCCATGGCCACAATAAGCTCTGGCTACAGTGAGACGGTTAACAGTTTAAAGGCATATTTGCTTAAGTATATCAAGGAAAATAAATTGGAACACAAAGCACAACATATTTGTGAATTCCTTGAGTGGATAAAAACTTTGTGGAGTGCTGTGAAACATGAAAACTTCATCTTCAACTTCAGAAACAGTCTTGTGGCTGCAGCATACAATAAACTGTGCATAAGGTACTCACAGTGGGATTGGTGCTTTCGTAAGCAGGTCCATGATTCACTCCTTACAGCAGAAACCACCATTAAAAATATTCCTCTTGAAAATATGAATGATAATACATGTAATACCATTACAAATGATCTGGAGAACATTGTGCAGGAAGGTGAAAATGCCatgcaaaaaatgctgcaaagttattATGAAAGCAAAACGGAAAATGTGCACTTGCTTGAAGGGTACAGAGAAAGTTTCCAATTAAATGTGAAATACCTTAGCCAAGAACTGAAGTATTATGCAATCAACAAACTCAAAGACGCCATTAGAATCCGGAAAGGAAAATATGAAATCCAGAATATTCAAAGGACATACCAAAAACATTTTGAagaaaaagttacaagtctttTGGAGAAatgcagaaaggaaaaaaatcacCTTAAGGATGAAAATCTTAAGGAGGAATTTGAAGTAATGTGGAATGCATCATCAGAGTTGTCGCGCGATAAGATGATGAAACGCAACGTCAACCAAGAAATGCTGCAGCAGTTGAAACAAAATATGGATATTAAAGGAGGCTTCATAAATGAGAAGTTACTTAGCATCACATCTTTGGCAGATTTTAAAGGCAATGACTTTAACATGaatgaaaaacattttgaaatctggGATGTGGGTCAAGACTCAAAGGAAAGGCTAAGACATGAATGCTACCATGGTGTGCAAGACCTTGCAAGCTCATTGATGCAAAGGTGCGGCGATTATGTCAAAGAGAAGATAAGCAAAAGAGAAGACTATGATAAAACATACACATGGGAACTTCTAAATATCATCAACGGGTCGCTCAGTGACAAAGAGGCTGCAAAGTTTCATACAACATCGGTATTTGAGTTGGACATCAAACTGAAGATTCTAGGTAACTCAGTGCAAAGCTTTCAAATGATGCATGATCAATTCATTCAAGAGAACGACCCATTTCTGTGCCTTCAAAGATTAAAACCTCactattttcttattttcaaaaaTATCTTCCAACAAAAAGATGAATCCCAACATCGCGCCAAAGAATTCTGTGATCTTGGATTAAAGCCCGCGATAAATGAGTACATCTACCAACACCTGGGTAAAGAAGTAATTAACCATTTCCTAAATGGTGACAGTGCCAAAATATATGGCAGTCGAAGTTTCTTCCAGTATTCGGTGCTTAAAAAGTTGCTTCTGAAAAAAGATTTTACCAAGTATGTAAAATACATAAATTCGTATGAAGAGTTTGTTAAAACATGGATAAATGAAGACCTACAAGTCCAGTATGATGGCTCCAAGGATCTAGAAGATTTACATCTAAACATTCTGTCTTCTATCACTGAGAAAATCAGACTTGCCCTAAAAAATCCAAGATCTCTTCAGAGTGAAAATGTTGAgagttttttaaaaaccatttgcCGAATTTTAAAAAAGGACTTGGTGATTCCGCAAAGTGTAACTCGAATGATTGTTTTTCACAACAAGACAGATATCAGCCAGTTTTCCAGAGACATTGACATATTTCTTGCAGAAACAAAAGAACAAATTGAAGAAGAGTTTCGTTCATTGAGTTTTGATGCAATAATTTCAAAGGTTGAGCTCAAACCTCAGAAAGAATTGTTGAAGAAAGTTTTTGGATGTGGAAGAAAATGCCCATTTTGCAAAGTCCCCTGTGAAGCAGGAGGTGCTGAACATAAGGAGCACTTTGCCTCCATCCACAGACCCAAAGGTCTAGCAAAATGTTCATGGAAAATAGGCGGCCGTCTAATCACCTCAACATGCTCACTAGATGTCAACTCGGAGAGGTTTTTTGTGAATACAGATACTGATGGTAAACAGCAGCCTTACAAGGAGTACCGTACAATCTACCCAGACTGGAGCATTCAGCCTGACGTCAACGATTCCTGTCATTACTGGAAATATGTTTTCTTAGAGTTTAATAGGAAGTTTGCAGATGCGTATACAGCAGAAGCGGCCCAGTTTTCAGAAGATTGGAAAGGTGTTACAGAGAAAGATGCTCTGAGAAGCTTACAGCAACAATTTAATGTGAATGAAGAATAA